The following are from one region of the Streptomyces fradiae genome:
- a CDS encoding lytic polysaccharide monooxygenase, translating to MRKKTGVAAVALGVAAASLFATTSASSHGYTDSPISRQKLCANRTVSNCGDIQWEPQSVEGLKGFPSRGPADGTICAGGNSRFAQLDDARNGAWPTTRVSAGQSYTFRWQFTARHATTDFRYYITKNGWTGTRALTRADLDTQPFLVVPYNNQQPPSTLSHSGTIPAGKTGRHLILAVWTIADTGNAFYACSDVQL from the coding sequence ATGCGCAAAAAGACAGGGGTGGCGGCCGTGGCGCTCGGCGTCGCAGCCGCCTCCCTCTTCGCCACCACCAGCGCGAGCAGCCACGGCTACACCGACTCGCCGATCAGTCGGCAGAAGCTCTGCGCCAACCGCACCGTCTCCAACTGCGGCGACATCCAGTGGGAGCCGCAGTCGGTCGAGGGGCTCAAGGGCTTCCCGTCCCGCGGCCCCGCCGACGGGACGATCTGCGCGGGCGGGAACTCCCGCTTCGCGCAGCTCGACGACGCCCGCAACGGCGCCTGGCCGACGACCAGGGTCAGCGCGGGCCAGAGCTACACCTTCCGGTGGCAGTTCACCGCCCGCCACGCGACCACGGACTTCCGCTACTACATCACCAAGAACGGCTGGACCGGGACCAGGGCCCTCACCCGGGCCGACCTCGACACCCAGCCCTTCCTGGTCGTCCCCTACAACAACCAGCAGCCGCCGTCGACCCTCTCGCACTCCGGGACCATCCCGGCGGGCAAGACCGGCCGGCACCTGATCCTGGCGGTCTGGACGATCGCGGACACCGGGAACGCCTTCTACGCGTGCTCGGACGTCCAGCTCTAG
- a CDS encoding AMP-binding protein, giving the protein MGTVAELVRRQWNDHRTGLRDERTTLTHHQVAAGAAARAALLTELMPPRPGREPHLGLLLDNTPEYPLWLGAAALAGAAVAGINPTRRGAELARDIRHTDCRVLVTQRAHLPLLDGLPLPAGLRVLVTDTDAYATLLAPYGTATPHDTFLRPAARPDTRFLLSFTSGSTGAPKAAVCSQGRLAAAGASLVSHFRIRPDDTHYICMPMFHGNAVIADWAPALAAGADIALRARFSASRFLPDVRRFGATYFTYVGRAVQYLLATPPGPHDRDHRLRLGFGTEAGAADAARFEARFGARLVEGYGSSEGGAAIQRTPGTPAGAIGRAAPGDDLAVVDPETRRECPPARFSPTGVLLNADEAVGELVNRGRSPFEGYWRNPEADAARVRDSWYWTGDLFYRDTDGFLYFAGRTDDRLRVDSENLAAAMIENILARWERAAGVAVYAIPDPVAGDQVMAALALRPGTAFTPGAFAGFLAAQGDLGTKMPPKYVRVVPELPLTATNKIHRVALRRTALATADPVWWRPAPTAPYEPLTPAVRARLREEYARQGRPLPGDPPLSDCP; this is encoded by the coding sequence ATGGGGACCGTCGCGGAACTCGTACGACGCCAGTGGAACGACCACCGGACCGGACTGAGGGACGAGCGCACCACCCTCACCCACCACCAGGTCGCCGCCGGCGCCGCCGCGCGGGCCGCCCTGCTCACGGAGCTGATGCCCCCCCGGCCGGGGCGCGAGCCGCACCTCGGCCTGCTGCTCGACAACACACCGGAGTACCCGCTCTGGCTCGGCGCGGCGGCCCTCGCCGGGGCCGCCGTCGCCGGGATCAACCCCACCCGGCGCGGCGCCGAACTCGCCCGCGACATCCGGCACACCGACTGCCGGGTCCTCGTCACCCAGCGCGCCCACCTGCCGCTCCTCGACGGACTCCCGCTGCCCGCCGGGCTGCGCGTGCTCGTGACCGACACCGACGCGTACGCGACCCTGCTCGCCCCCTACGGGACGGCCACGCCCCACGACACCTTCCTCCGGCCCGCCGCCCGCCCCGACACCCGCTTCCTGCTCTCCTTCACCTCCGGCTCCACCGGCGCGCCCAAGGCCGCCGTCTGCTCCCAGGGCCGGCTCGCCGCCGCCGGCGCCTCCCTCGTCTCCCACTTTCGGATACGGCCGGACGACACCCACTACATCTGCATGCCGATGTTCCACGGCAACGCGGTGATCGCCGACTGGGCCCCCGCCCTCGCCGCCGGCGCCGACATCGCGCTGCGCGCCCGCTTCTCCGCCTCCCGCTTCCTGCCCGACGTACGGCGCTTCGGCGCCACCTACTTCACCTACGTCGGCCGCGCCGTGCAGTACCTCCTCGCCACCCCGCCCGGCCCGCACGACCGGGACCACCGGCTCCGGCTCGGCTTCGGCACCGAGGCCGGCGCGGCCGACGCCGCCCGCTTCGAGGCGCGCTTCGGGGCGCGGCTCGTCGAGGGGTACGGATCCTCCGAGGGCGGGGCCGCGATCCAGCGCACCCCGGGCACCCCGGCCGGGGCCATCGGGCGGGCCGCGCCCGGCGACGACCTGGCCGTGGTCGACCCGGAGACCCGCCGCGAGTGCCCGCCGGCCCGCTTCTCGCCCACCGGCGTGCTCCTCAACGCCGACGAGGCCGTCGGCGAACTCGTCAACCGGGGCCGCAGCCCCTTCGAGGGCTACTGGCGCAACCCCGAGGCCGACGCCGCACGGGTACGGGACAGCTGGTACTGGACCGGCGACCTCTTCTACCGGGACACCGACGGCTTCCTCTACTTCGCCGGCCGCACCGACGACCGGCTGCGCGTCGACAGCGAGAACCTCGCCGCCGCGATGATCGAGAACATCCTGGCCCGCTGGGAACGCGCGGCGGGCGTCGCCGTCTACGCGATCCCCGACCCCGTCGCCGGCGACCAGGTGATGGCCGCGCTCGCCCTGCGCCCCGGCACCGCGTTCACCCCCGGCGCCTTCGCCGGTTTCCTGGCCGCCCAGGGCGACCTCGGCACCAAGATGCCCCCGAAATACGTCCGGGTCGTCCCCGAACTCCCCCTGACCGCCACCAACAAGATCCACCGGGTCGCCCTGCGCCGTACCGCGCTCGCCACCGCCGACCCCGTCTGGTGGCGCCCGGCGCCCACCGCCCCGTACGAACCCCTGACCCCGGCCGTCCGCGCCCGCCTCCGCGAGGAGTACGCCCGCCAGGGCCGGCCGCTTCCCGGCGACCCGCCGCTGTCCGACTGCCCCTAG